The proteins below are encoded in one region of Nitrospinota bacterium:
- a CDS encoding sirohydrochlorin chelatase: MAISKSDKNSYAICLIGHGSRNQEATQEFQTLLHKIRDKNICQNTQGGFLEFAKPTVTEALSACLNTGLKNIIILPGILFSGKHTEIDIPNSAFEILQNHPEINLIFSNPLETHPEVMEACKSRIQEAEINSNKSIPRCETLLITIGHGSQNTNCNLKVENEISNLGEKLGFAKTLIFFPGINNKSLDDLQEKFIPHGFNRVIIFPFFLFSGVWVNRVHTLADEFQLKYQDTEFLKAPCLSHHEKIVEALVQRTKEKTL, from the coding sequence GAAGTCGGAATCAGGAAGCAACTCAGGAGTTCCAAACTCTTCTTCATAAAATTCGCGATAAAAATATTTGCCAAAACACCCAGGGTGGTTTTCTAGAGTTTGCAAAACCCACTGTAACCGAAGCCTTGTCAGCCTGTCTTAACACTGGTTTAAAAAATATTATTATTCTTCCGGGCATTCTATTTTCCGGCAAACACACTGAAATAGATATCCCAAATTCCGCCTTTGAGATACTTCAAAATCACCCAGAAATAAATCTGATTTTTTCCAACCCCCTTGAAACACATCCCGAAGTTATGGAAGCCTGCAAAAGTAGAATTCAAGAAGCCGAAATTAATTCAAATAAATCCATACCACGTTGTGAAACATTGCTTATTACAATTGGCCATGGCAGTCAAAATACAAACTGCAACCTTAAGGTTGAAAATGAGATTTCCAATCTCGGAGAAAAGCTGGGGTTTGCAAAAACTCTTATCTTCTTTCCAGGCATTAACAATAAGTCGCTGGATGATCTTCAAGAAAAATTCATTCCTCATGGCTTTAATCGTGTAATTATATTTCCATTTTTTTTATTCAGTGGTGTTTGGGTCAATCGAGTGCATACACTTGCAGATGAATTTCAGTTAAAATATCAGGACACTGAATTCCTGAAGGCACCTTGCCTATCCCACCATGAAAAAATTGTGGAGGCATTAGTCCAACGTACAAAGGAAAAAACCTTATGA